A genomic segment from Nicotiana sylvestris chromosome 1, ASM39365v2, whole genome shotgun sequence encodes:
- the LOC104248950 gene encoding pseudouridine kinase isoform X2 yields MVLDVNATSSMPANPGTSTPGKVIFSLGGVARNVADCISKLEARPFMISAVGFDMAGNLLLGHWESAGLSTEGIQRNRNIETAVVCYIFDEKGEVAAGVARVESIEKFLTPRWIEKFKCKISSAPILMVDANLTSSSLEASCQMAAQFNTPVWFEPVSVAKSRRVASVVQYISFASPNEDELIAMANAISGRDIFHPIRKDHGTIKLSTECLFQMLKPAIWLLLDKGVKVVVVTLGSHGVFLCSNAKSNLEKLAFKENQPPHFSKQLYEVVNTVCPRNQFFGASKCGPISNLVAVHFPALSASVVRLTGAGDCLVGGTIASLCAGLDVMQSVAVGIAAAKVAVEVESNVPAEYCLARLADDARSVYSGATMLLCQSKL; encoded by the exons GTTATCTTTTCATTGGGTGGTGTGGCAAGGAATGTTGCTGATTGCATCTCAAAGCTTGAAGCAAGACCATTCATGATAAGCGCCGTTGGATTTGACATGGCAG GAAATTTGCTACTGGGACATTGGGAATCTGCTGGATTATCCACAGAAG GTATTCAGAGAAATCGCAATATTGAGACTGCTGTTGTTTGCTATATCTTTGATGAGAAAGGTGAAGTGGCAGCTGGCGTAGCTAGGGTAGAATCAATT GAAAAGTTTCTCACACCAAGGTGGATTGAAAAGTTCAAGTGCAAAATAAGTTCTGCTCCAATATTGATGGTGGATGCAAATTTGACTTCTTCTTCTCTTGAAGCATCTTGTCAAA TGGCTGCTCAGTTTAATACTCCAGTCTGGTTTGAGCCTGTATCAGTCGCCAAATCTAGAAGAGTTGCTTCAGTTGTCCAGTAT ATAAGTTTTGCATCACCTAATGAAGATGAACTTATTGCCATGGCAAATGCCATATCTGGCAGAGACATATTTCATCCAATTCGGAAAGATCATGGTACTATAAAGCTGTCCACGGAATGTTTGTTCCAAATGCTTAAACCTGCAATATGGCTTTTGCTAGACAAAGGTGTTAAGGTAGTTGTTGTAACGCTTGGATCACATGGGGTATTCTTATGCTCCAATGCAAAGTCCAATCTTGAGAAACTTGCTTTCAAAGAAAACCAACCTCCTCACTTCAGTAAACAGTTATATGAAGTTGTTAATACAGTTTGCCCAAGGAATCAGTTTTTTGGGGCTTCAAAGTGTGGGCCGATCTCAAATCTTGTTGCTGTCCATTTTCCTGCACTTTCTGCATCAGTAGTGAGGCTTACAGGTGCTGGAGATTGCTTAGTTGGTGGGACGATAGCTTCGTTGTGTGCTGGTTTGGATGTCATGCAAAGTGTAGCAGTTGGGATTGCAGCTGCTAAAGTTGCTGTTGAAGTAGAAAGCAATGTCCCTGCAGAGTATTGTTTGGCCAGACTAGCAG ATGATGCAAGGTCTGTCTACTCTGGTGCCACGATGCTTCTGTGTCAGTCCAAGTTGTAG
- the LOC104248947 gene encoding deSI-like protein At4g17486, with the protein MKSKLKNGLCSVVPLHLQGESATRFCMFPKVKSACCSPGNTAVYLNVYDLTPVNGYFYWAGIGVFHTGVEVHGVEYAFGAHDYPTSGVFELEPRQCPGFKFRKSVFIGTTYLDPIQLREFIERQSVNYNGDSYHLIAKNCNHFSDDICYRLTGKRIPKWVNRLARVGSLCNCILPEALKTSTVQHGTNVQNYDSEKRKLRSSFNCLSSISMRQGEREVSMSSLFLHSHYKGCLPPWESKKSRSRSLKEG; encoded by the exons ATGAAATCAAAATTAAAGAATGGCTTATGTTCTGTGGTGCCTCTTCATTTACAAGGTGAATCTGCAACACGTTTTTGCATGTTCCCCAAAGTGAAGTCAGCTTGCTGTAGTCCAGGCAACACAGCTGTTTACCTTAATGTATACGACTTGACACCCGTTAATGGCTATTTCTACTGGGCAGGCATAGGTGTCTTCCATACAGGGGTGGAAG TTCATGGTGTTGAATATGCTTTCGGAGCACATGACTATCCAACAAGTGGTGTCTTTGAGCTTGAACCTCGTCAGTGCCCTGGCTTTAAATTCAGAAAGTCGGTGTTCATAGGAACAACATATTTGGATCCTATCCAGCTTAGAGAATTCATTGAGCGCCAATCAGTAAACTACAATGGTGACTCATATCATTTAATTGCCAAGAACTGTAATCATTTCTCCGATGATATCTGTTACAGGTTGACTGGGAAGCGGATACCTAAATGGGTGAACCGGCTAGCAAGAGTAG GTTCGTTGTGCAATTGCATTCTTCCGGAAGCCCTCAAAACTTCCACGGTACAACATGGCACAAATGTGCAAAACTATGACAGTGAGAAGAGGAAACTAAGAAGCTCTTTCAATTGTTTGTCTTCAATCTCAATGCGTCAAGGTGAGAGAGAAGTATCAATGTCATCGCTGTTCTTGCACTCTCACTATAAAGGCTGCCTTCCACCTTGGGAATCCAAAAAATCTAGAAGCAGGTCTTTGAAGGAAGGATAA